The proteins below come from a single Salvelinus fontinalis isolate EN_2023a chromosome 1, ASM2944872v1, whole genome shotgun sequence genomic window:
- the mrps6 gene encoding 28S ribosomal protein S6, mitochondrial, which yields MPRYELALIVKAMQRPETAALLRRTVETLMERGAVVRGLENLGEKLLPYKISKHNERHMRGGYFLIDFHAAPGIVTGLLDHLERDIDVVRPTVLKNDPEPSNGPCCGPPVASKLQDTV from the coding sequence ATGCCTCGATATGAACTTGCCCTCATTGTAAAGGCCATGCAGAGGCCGGAGACCGCGGCACTTTTGcggcgcacagtggaaaccttgATGGAACGAGGCGCTGTGGTGAGAGGCTTGGAGAACCTTGGAGAGAAACTTCTACCGTACAAGATATCGAAACACAACGAGCGACACATGCGCGGTGGATACTTTCTGATTGACTTCCACGCTGCTCCCGGTATTGTCACGGGCTTGCTGGATCATCTGGAGCGGGACATTGACGTGGTGAGGCCTACGGTCTTGAAGAATGATCCGGAGCCTTCCAATGGACCCTGCTGCGGACCCCCGGTGGCATCTAAACTCCAGGACACCGTATAG
- the LOC129865539 gene encoding equilibrative nucleoside transporter 1-like, whose amino-acid sequence MDVHEPEDKVASSPLSSNRNNGVWLIFFMLGLGTLLPWNFFMTATMYFTSRLRDPTQMSTDKPYDRNPMETSYNNVSTLCAMVPLLIFTCLNSVLHHRIPLKFRITGSLAVILVLFLITAVGVKIDMAAVPFFTLTMIKIVIINSFGAILQGSLFGMAGLLPAKYTTPIMSGQGLAGTFAAFSMICAIASGSALNDVAFGYFLTACVVIILAIMSYAILPKLEIYRYYNKRQGGNRFSNEMNRLEENAAATTTVLKQGEEEQTVSMLTIFKKIWVLALSVCFAFTVTIGVYPAVTVDVKSTVANGGAWEMYFVPVCCFLLFNLSDWAGRSLTAVCMWPGKESKLVPIFMVARVIFVPLFMLCNVQPRYNLPVVFQHDAWFMVFMTLFAFSSGYLASLCMCFGPKLVAPNEAETAGAIMAFFLSLGLALGASFSFLFRAIV is encoded by the exons ATGGATGTCCACGAGCCTGAAGACAA AGttgcttcctctcctctgtcatccaACAGAAACAATGGCGTGTGGCTGATCTTTTTCATGCTGGGTTTAGGAACTCTCCTGCCGTGGAACTTCTTCATGACAGCCACCATG TATTTTACCAGCCGTCTCAGAGACCCCACCCAGATGTCAACCGACAAGCCCTACGACCGTAATCCTATGGAGACCAGTTACAATAACGTATCGACACTTTGTGCCATGGTACCTTTACTGATCTTCACCTGTCTCAACTCAGTCCTGCATCACAG GATTCCTCTAAAGTTCCGGATCACGGGCAGCCTGGCGGTGATTTTGGTGCTATTTCTTATCACGGCCGTCGGGGTGAAAATAGACATGGCCGCCGTCCCTTTCTTCACATTAACCATGATCAAGATTGTTATCATAAACT CCTTTGGAGCTATCCTGCAGGGCAGTCTGTTTGGCATGGCAGGCCTTCTGCCCGCCAAATACACCACACCCATAATGAGTGGGCAAGGCCTGGCAGGCACTTTCGCTGCCTTCTCCATGATCTGCGCTATCGCAA GTGGCTCAGCACTAAATGATGTTGCATTTGGATACTTCCTCACAGCCTGTGTAGTGATCATATTGGCCATAATGTCCTATGCGATCCTCCCTAAACTG GAGATCTACCGATATTACAACAAAAGACAAGGTGGAAACAGGTTTAGTAACGAGATGAACAGGCTGGAAG AAAATGCTGCAGCGACTACAACAGTTCTCAAACAAGGAGAAGAGGAACAAACCGTGTCCATGTTGACCATCTTCAAGAAG ATCTGGGTCCTGGCTCTCTCTGTATGTTTTGCCTTCACCGTCACCATCGGTGTCTACCCTGCTGTCACAGTGGATGTCAAGTCTACCGTCGCTAATGGAGGcgcctggg AGATGTACTTCGTCCCCGTGTGTTGTTTCCTGCTCTTTAACCTGAGCGACTGGGCTGGGAGAAGCCTTACTGCTGTGTGCATGTGG CCTGGGAAGGAAAGCAAACTGGTGCCCATTTTTATGGTGGCCCGTGTGATCTTTGTGCCTCTCTTCATGCTGTGCAACGTTCAGCCCCGCTACAACCTGCCTGTCGTCTTTCAACACGATGCCTGGTTCATGGTCTTCATGACCCTCTTCGCCTTCTCCAGTGGATACCTGGCCAGCCTCTGCATGTGCTTCGGGCCCAA attAGTTGCTCCTAATGAGGCAGAGACGGCTGGTGCCATCATGGCCTTTTTCCTGTCCCTGGGTTTGGCTCTGGGAGCATCCTTCTCATTCCTCTTCAGAGCCATTGTCTAA